One genomic window of Daphnia pulex isolate KAP4 chromosome 10, ASM2113471v1 includes the following:
- the LOC124205637 gene encoding matrix metalloproteinase-A-like isoform X2 has protein sequence MRGRSLCQVCRATVVLGVVIILSGASPVSPDKEALSFLASFGYLEPRLKNSSTASVSADTVRNAISDFQSYAGLDPTGIVNEETLTWMRKPRCGLPDRIIPEGSSTRRKRSIEIKDRWVKDELTYSISKYTPDLEKSVVDREIANAFRLWEEVTPLTFTFVETGNVDIEIRFESGAHSDSRNHDAFDGQGKILAHAFFPQSGGDAHFDEAETWTISSDGANLFQVATHEFGHALGLEHSESKTAVMYSFYDYRSDFKLETDDVNRIQQLYGAKINDGWLKEKFKGIAADMGKLEKELRATKRELEEAKVTIEILKTTLNARTRDIKNNDGKMPTSCEDLESMGQKINGIFLVKGTKATIDTVFCDFNPNSNNEFQKWIGHTEVKSAPVYFYVQRNSPFYAFKDAIPFDFARVNIGDAIRLQTGIFAAPKSGTYFFSFTGLAAFPESKSPEKMQLGIGLYKNGDRVGRALAEESNTVDNQKCPLSLQSTLKLETNDDIWLQIDVKSTPEVSLFDDAGVERDEQWTHFTGWILQEEFLESH, from the exons ATGAGAGGTCGTTCGCTTTGCCAAGTATGCAGGGCCACTG tGGTGTTAGGTGTTGTGATAATCCTAAGTGGCGCTTCTCCTGTCTCTCCCGACAAAGAAGCCCTG AGTTTTCTAGCGAGTTTTGGCTACCTAGAACCGAGACTAAAGAATTCTTCCACTGCATCTGTTTCCGCTGATACTGTGCGAAACGCCATAAGCGATTTTCAATCCTATGCCGGCTTGGATCCAACAG gtATTGTGAACGAGGAAACATTGACATGGATGAGGAAACCGCGTTGCGGACTTCCGGATCGTATTATACCGGAAGGTTCTTCCACTCGCCGGAAGCGCAGCATTGAaattaaag ATCGTTGGGTTAAAGATGAATTAACTTATAGTATTAGCAAATACACGCCGGATTTGGAAAAATCCGTCGTAGATCGAGAAATCGCAAACGCGTTTCGGCTGTGGGAGGAAGTAACTCCATTGACCTTCACTTTTGTTGAGACGGGAAACGTTGACATCGAAATCCG TTTTGAATCTGGCGCTCATTCAGACAGTAGAAATCACGACGCGTTTGATGGCCAAGGTAAAATTTTAGCTCACGCGTTCTTTCCCCAATCGGGCGGTGACGCACATTTCGACGAAGCCGAAACATGGACCATTAGCAGTGATG GTGCGAATCTGTTCCAGGTGGCTACTCACGAATTTGGCCACGCCCTTGGTCTGGAGCATTCTGAATCCAAAACGGCTGTGATGTACTCATTCTACGATTACCGCTCTGACTTCAAATTGGAAACTGACGACGTCAACAGAATCCag caACTCTATGGCGCGAAAATCAATGATGGgtggttaaaagaaaaatttaaaggaaTTGCAGCTGACATggggaaattggaaaaagaattgcgAG CAACAAAAAGGGAATTGGAGGAAGCGAAGGTTACCATCGagattttgaaaacaactttAAACG cGAGAACGAGAGACATAAAGAACAACGACGGTAAAATGCCAACCTCCTGCGAAGACTTGGAATCAATGGGTCAGAAAATTAACGGAATATTTTTAGTGAAGGGAACAAAGGCCACAATCGATACAGTCTTTTGCGACTTTAATCCGAACAGCAACAACg aattccAAAAATGGATCGGTCACACCGAGGTCAAATCAGCGCCCGTCTATTTCTACGTGCAACGGAACAGTCCATTTTACGCATTTAAAGATGCGATTCCGTTCGATTTCGCTCGAGTCAACATTGGAGATGCCATACGTTTACAAACAGGAATATTCGCGGCACCGAAATCTGGCacttatttcttctcctttacGGGATTAGCCGCTTTCCCAGAGTCCAAATCTCCAGAAAAGATGCAGTTAGGGATAGGACTTTACAAGAACGGTGATCGTGTCGGAAGGGCCCTAGCAGAAGAGTCCAACACCGTCGACAATCAAAAGTGTCCGCTGAGTCTCCAGTCGACGCTAAAATTAGAGACGAATGACGACATTTGGTTGCAGATTGATGTGAAATCGACACCAGAAGTGTCTCTATTTGACGACGCAGGTGTGGAACGAGATGAACAATGGACTCATTTTACCGGATGGATTTTACAAGAGGAATTTCTTGAGTCACACTGA
- the LOC124205637 gene encoding matrix metalloproteinase-A-like isoform X1: MRGRSLCQVCRATVVLGVVIILSGASPVSPDKEALSFLASFGYLEPRLKNSSTASVSADTVRNAISDFQSYAGLDPTGIVNEETLTWMRKPRCGLPDRIIPEGSSTRRKRSIEIKEDRWVKDELTYSISKYTPDLEKSVVDREIANAFRLWEEVTPLTFTFVETGNVDIEIRFESGAHSDSRNHDAFDGQGKILAHAFFPQSGGDAHFDEAETWTISSDGANLFQVATHEFGHALGLEHSESKTAVMYSFYDYRSDFKLETDDVNRIQQLYGAKINDGWLKEKFKGIAADMGKLEKELRATKRELEEAKVTIEILKTTLNARTRDIKNNDGKMPTSCEDLESMGQKINGIFLVKGTKATIDTVFCDFNPNSNNEFQKWIGHTEVKSAPVYFYVQRNSPFYAFKDAIPFDFARVNIGDAIRLQTGIFAAPKSGTYFFSFTGLAAFPESKSPEKMQLGIGLYKNGDRVGRALAEESNTVDNQKCPLSLQSTLKLETNDDIWLQIDVKSTPEVSLFDDAGVERDEQWTHFTGWILQEEFLESH, translated from the exons ATGAGAGGTCGTTCGCTTTGCCAAGTATGCAGGGCCACTG tGGTGTTAGGTGTTGTGATAATCCTAAGTGGCGCTTCTCCTGTCTCTCCCGACAAAGAAGCCCTG AGTTTTCTAGCGAGTTTTGGCTACCTAGAACCGAGACTAAAGAATTCTTCCACTGCATCTGTTTCCGCTGATACTGTGCGAAACGCCATAAGCGATTTTCAATCCTATGCCGGCTTGGATCCAACAG gtATTGTGAACGAGGAAACATTGACATGGATGAGGAAACCGCGTTGCGGACTTCCGGATCGTATTATACCGGAAGGTTCTTCCACTCGCCGGAAGCGCAGCATTGAaattaaag AAGATCGTTGGGTTAAAGATGAATTAACTTATAGTATTAGCAAATACACGCCGGATTTGGAAAAATCCGTCGTAGATCGAGAAATCGCAAACGCGTTTCGGCTGTGGGAGGAAGTAACTCCATTGACCTTCACTTTTGTTGAGACGGGAAACGTTGACATCGAAATCCG TTTTGAATCTGGCGCTCATTCAGACAGTAGAAATCACGACGCGTTTGATGGCCAAGGTAAAATTTTAGCTCACGCGTTCTTTCCCCAATCGGGCGGTGACGCACATTTCGACGAAGCCGAAACATGGACCATTAGCAGTGATG GTGCGAATCTGTTCCAGGTGGCTACTCACGAATTTGGCCACGCCCTTGGTCTGGAGCATTCTGAATCCAAAACGGCTGTGATGTACTCATTCTACGATTACCGCTCTGACTTCAAATTGGAAACTGACGACGTCAACAGAATCCag caACTCTATGGCGCGAAAATCAATGATGGgtggttaaaagaaaaatttaaaggaaTTGCAGCTGACATggggaaattggaaaaagaattgcgAG CAACAAAAAGGGAATTGGAGGAAGCGAAGGTTACCATCGagattttgaaaacaactttAAACG cGAGAACGAGAGACATAAAGAACAACGACGGTAAAATGCCAACCTCCTGCGAAGACTTGGAATCAATGGGTCAGAAAATTAACGGAATATTTTTAGTGAAGGGAACAAAGGCCACAATCGATACAGTCTTTTGCGACTTTAATCCGAACAGCAACAACg aattccAAAAATGGATCGGTCACACCGAGGTCAAATCAGCGCCCGTCTATTTCTACGTGCAACGGAACAGTCCATTTTACGCATTTAAAGATGCGATTCCGTTCGATTTCGCTCGAGTCAACATTGGAGATGCCATACGTTTACAAACAGGAATATTCGCGGCACCGAAATCTGGCacttatttcttctcctttacGGGATTAGCCGCTTTCCCAGAGTCCAAATCTCCAGAAAAGATGCAGTTAGGGATAGGACTTTACAAGAACGGTGATCGTGTCGGAAGGGCCCTAGCAGAAGAGTCCAACACCGTCGACAATCAAAAGTGTCCGCTGAGTCTCCAGTCGACGCTAAAATTAGAGACGAATGACGACATTTGGTTGCAGATTGATGTGAAATCGACACCAGAAGTGTCTCTATTTGACGACGCAGGTGTGGAACGAGATGAACAATGGACTCATTTTACCGGATGGATTTTACAAGAGGAATTTCTTGAGTCACACTGA
- the LOC124205640 gene encoding neutrophil collagenase-like, which translates to MFFNLVLLGFMVNQSGSFPVPLDKSPESEAQYYLASFGYLDAELKNSSTSSVSAGTVRNAVSEFQSFFGLDPTGIVNEETLTWMRKPRCGLPDRDITKGSSTRRKRRIDVKDRWTKGELTYGIRKHTPDLDKSVVDREIAKAFRLWEEVIPLTFTFVETGNVDIDISFESGSHSDSKDDTPFKGPGEVLAHAFFPQSGGDVHFDEAETWTISSDGTNLFQLATHEFGHALGLAHFESKTDVMFPTFEYRPDFKLEPNDINRIQQLYGINNKWLKYKLSEIADDVKNLKNELKETKKELNDAKNTIAELETNGHTKVKSTAFYFYVQRNSAFNVANVAIPFDVARVNNGNAMDLSLGIFLAPRSGIYFFSFTGLASFPETKSPNKVQLGIGLYLRGKRVGSALTEESNTVDKQKCPLSLQSALKLEKHDNLWLQIDVQSSSEVSLFDDAGPGRDDHWTHFTGWMLQEEILESL; encoded by the exons atgtttttcaatttagtGCTGTTGGGTTTTATGGTAAACCAAAGTGGCTCTTTTCCTGTCCCTCTTGACAAATCTCCCGAATCCGAAGCCCAG tATTATCTAGCGAGTTTCGGCTACCTGGATGCGGAATTAAAGAATTCATCCACCTCGTCTGTTTCCGCTGGTACTGTGCGAAATGCCGTAAGTGAATTCCAGTCCTTTTTCGGCTTGGATCCAACAG gtATTGTGAACGAGGAAACATTGACGTGGATGAGGAAACCGCGTTGCGGTCTTCCGGATCGTGATATAACGAAAGGTTCTTCTACTCGCCGGAAGCGCAGAATTGATGTTAaag ACCGTTGGACTAAAGGTGAATTAACTTACGGTATTCGCAAACACACGCCGGATCTTGACAAATCCGTCGTGGATCGAGAAATCGCCAAAGCATTTCGGCTATGGGAAGAAGTAATTCCATTGACCTTCACTTTTGTTGAGACGGGAAACGTTGACATCGATATTAG TTTTGAGTCCGGAAGTCATTCCGACAGTAAAGATGATACTCCGTTTAAAGGGCCGGGTGAAGTTTTGGCTCACGCGTTCTTTCCCCAATCGGGTGGTGACGTACATTTCGACGAAGCCGAAACATGGACCATTAGCAGTGATg GTACGAATCTGTTCCAGTTGGCTACTCACGAATTTGGCCACGCCCTTGGTCTGGCCCATTTTGAATCCAAAACGGATGTGATGTTCCCAACATTCGAATACCGCCCTGATTTCAAATTGGAACCCAATGACATCAACAGAATCCAG CAACTCTATGGCATCAACAATAAATGGCTAAAATATAAACTCAGCGAAATTGCAGATGACgtgaagaatttgaaaaatgaattgaaag aaacgaaaaaggaatTGAACGATGCAAAGAATACCATCGCGGAATTGGAAACAAACG GTCACACCAAGGTCAAATCAACGGCCTTCTATTTTTACGTGCAAAGGAACAGTGCGTTCAACGTAGCTAATGTTGCGATTCCGTTCGATGTCGCTCGAGTCAACAATGGAAATGCCATGGATTTGTCGTTGGGAATATTCTTGGCACCGAGATCGGGCATTTacttcttctccttcacgGGATTGGCCAGTTTCCCAGAGACGAAATCTCCAAATAAGGTGCAGTTAGGGATAGGACTTTATTTAAGAGGCAAGCGTGTCGGAAGTGCCCTAACGGAAGAGTCCAACACGGTCGACAAACAAAAGTGTCCGCTGAGTCTCCAGTCTGCGCTGAAATTAGAGAAGCATGACAACCTTTGGTTGCAGATTGATGTCCAATCGTCATCGGAGGTGTCTCTATTTGACGACGCAGGTCCAGGACGAGATGACCATTGGACTCATTTTACCGGATGGATGTTACAAGAGGAAATTCTTGAGTCACTCTAA